One segment of Nyctibius grandis isolate bNycGra1 chromosome 11, bNycGra1.pri, whole genome shotgun sequence DNA contains the following:
- the LIPC gene encoding hepatic triacylglycerol lipase produces the protein MANERFSSAFPSSHSEKEMKSLQLLSFLLLSCIITPANTYGGKKKEALGSQSQHIRTKKDQQNLETKFRLYTDTTEDDCQIFLNQLETLDKCSFNASLPLVMIVHGWSVDGILEGWIWKMAAALKSQHKQINVIIADWLTFAHQHYPIAVQNTRYIGQEIADFLEWLEESIQFSRSNAHLIGYSLGAHVSGFAGSYISGTDKIGRITGLDPAGPLFEGMSPTDRLSPDDANFVDAIHTFTKQHMGLSVGIKQPVAHFDFYPNGGTFQPGCHIMHVYNHIAQYGITGITQTVKCAHERSVHLFIDSLLHNDKQSTAYWCNDINTFNKGMCLNCRKNRCNTLGYNIREERLPKSRQLFLKTRAHMPFKVYHYQFKIHFINEIQGKQIDPTFTISLTGTKEDAKNLPITLVEAINGNKTYSFLITLDTDIGELIMIKFKWEGTAVWENIWDTVQTIIPWTKGTRRPGLIVKTIRVKAGETQQKMTFCSQSIDNLHLHPAQEKTFVRCEDRFRRQNRK, from the exons AGGCACTGGGATCACAGAGTCAGCACATTAGGACAAAGAAAGATCAGCAAAACTTAGAAACCAAATTTCGACTCTATACAGATACAACTGAAGACGactgtcagatttttttaaatcagttggAGACTCTTGACAAATGCAGTTTCAATGCCTCTCTTCCTCTGGTGATGATAGTCCATGGCTGGTCG gtGGATGGGATTTTAGAAGGTTGGATTTGGAAAatggcagcagctctgaagtCTCAGCATAAACAAATTAATGTGATCATTGCAGACTGGCTTACATTTGCTCACCAGCACTATCCCATTGCTGTACAGAATACACGTTACATAGGACAGGAGATAGCAGACTTCCTGGAATGGCTGGAG GAATCCATTCAATTTTCCAGAAGCAATGCTCACCTCATTGGGTACAGCCTAGGAGCTCATGTTTCAGGATTTGCTGGAAGTTATATCAGCGGTACAGACAAGATTGGAAGAATTACAG GCCTTGACCCTGCCGGTCCCTTGTTTGAAGGAATGTCACCAACAGACCGTTTATCTCCAGATGATGCAAACTTCGTAGACGCAATTCATACATTCACTAAACAGCACATGGGTCTCAGTGTTGGCATCAAGCAGCCTGTGGCTCACTTCGACTTTTATCCCAATGGAGGCACCTTTCAGCCTGGCTGTCACATCATGCATGTATATAACCACATTGCACAATATGGAATCACTG gCATCACTCAAACTGTGAAATGTGCCCATGAGAGGTCAGTTCATTTGTTCATCGACTCTCTACTTCACAACGATAAGCAAAGCACAGCATACTGGTGCAACGACATCAACACTTTCAACAAAGGAATGTGCCTCAACTGTAGAAAGAACCGGTGCAACACACTGGGCTACAACATCAGGGAGGAAAGGCTCCCAAAAAGTAGACAACtctttttgaaaacaagagCACATATGCCTTTCAAAG TCTATCATTATCAGTTCAAGATCCACTTCATCAATGAAATCCAAGGCAAGCAGATAGACCCAACTTTCACCATCTCTCTGACAGGCACTAAGGAGGATGCTAAAAACCTGCCCATCACACT agttGAAGCTATTAATGGGAATAAAACCTACTCTTTTCTCATCACCCTGGACACTGATATTGGTGAGCTGATAATGATCAAGTTCAAATGGGAAGGAACTGCAGTTTGGGAAAATATCTGGGACACAGTTCAAACCATAATACCATGGACAAAAGGCACCCGTCGACCAGGACTTATAGTGAAGACAATAAGAGTGAAAGCAGGGGAAACACAGCAAAA aaTGACATTTTGTTCTCAAAGCATCGACAACCTTCACCTTCATCCAGCCCAAGAGAAAACATTTGTGAGGTGTGAAGATCGCTTTCggagacaaaacagaaaatga